One genomic region from Euzebya tangerina encodes:
- a CDS encoding DUF309 domain-containing protein yields the protein MTDQSESDVVRLARDRNDDGKPENARPRDRFGAPLPRDAEDQLPDRVEPEDVVDTVEDTLACAIALFDEERFFEAHEFFEWAWKGPMTPDDQRQLFKGLAQICVGYCHIQRGNATGAASLLERGIEHIEPYGENAQGIDLVAVGEDAQRMVGTLQQLAAQEGEARDPKLRELVTFPQFHTAS from the coding sequence ATGACCGACCAGTCCGAATCAGACGTCGTCCGACTTGCGCGTGATCGCAATGACGACGGCAAGCCCGAGAACGCGCGGCCGCGGGACCGGTTCGGGGCGCCGCTGCCGCGGGACGCCGAGGACCAGTTGCCCGATCGGGTCGAGCCGGAGGACGTCGTGGACACGGTGGAGGACACCCTGGCGTGCGCGATCGCCCTGTTCGACGAGGAACGCTTCTTCGAGGCCCACGAGTTCTTCGAGTGGGCGTGGAAGGGGCCGATGACGCCGGACGACCAGCGACAGCTGTTCAAGGGGCTGGCCCAGATCTGCGTCGGCTACTGCCACATCCAGCGTGGCAACGCCACAGGTGCGGCCTCGCTTCTGGAGCGCGGCATCGAGCACATCGAGCCGTACGGCGAGAACGCGCAGGGGATCGACCTGGTGGCAGTGGGCGAGGACGCCCAGCGGATGGTCGGCACCCTTCAGCAGTTGGCGGCGCAGGAGGGGGAGGCGCGTGATCCGAAGCTCAGGGAGCTCGTCACCTTCCCGCAGTTCCACACCGCCTCCTGA